A single genomic interval of Candidatus Bipolaricaulis anaerobius harbors:
- a CDS encoding HPP family protein yields the protein MKVSDFMMRDPPVARADAPVAQAQKLAAEVGVAVLFVVDGEGHLVGFLTRKALSAAPDPTLPAGKLASSPTVTMSPDDPLERAVVLLSERYLLLPVVDGEKRLVGVLTSVGLLRGLAQMAGLGEEGTRILIQPSSPADAYRALGALGARGLPLVAVLRGHGGELIIHVQGVQDPAQLLAELEGTLR from the coding sequence ATGAAGGTTAGCGATTTCATGATGCGCGACCCGCCCGTGGCCCGGGCGGACGCCCCGGTCGCCCAGGCACAGAAGCTCGCCGCCGAGGTGGGGGTAGCGGTGTTGTTCGTCGTGGATGGTGAGGGGCACCTCGTTGGTTTCCTCACGCGCAAGGCGCTCTCCGCCGCCCCGGACCCAACCCTCCCCGCGGGGAAGCTCGCCTCGTCCCCCACGGTCACGATGAGCCCCGACGATCCCCTCGAGCGGGCGGTGGTCCTCCTCTCCGAGCGCTACCTCCTCCTCCCGGTGGTGGATGGGGAGAAGCGCCTCGTGGGGGTCCTCACGAGCGTGGGCCTCCTGCGGGGGCTCGCCCAGATGGCGGGGCTGGGGGAGGAAGGGACACGCATCCTGATCCAGCCTTCGTCCCCCGCGGATGCCTACCGGGCGCTGGGCGCCCTCGGGGCACGGGGGTTGCCCCTCGTGGCCGTCCTCCGCGGCCACGGCGGGGAGCTCATCATCCACGTCCAGGGGGTGCAGGACCCAGCGCAGCTCCTTGCTGAACTGGAGGGGACCCTGCGGTGA
- a CDS encoding 1-phosphofructokinase family hexose kinase: protein MILTVTLNPTLDKFYWVDKLPLSLDQPEEAILIRSEKSHMFAGGKGINVSTFLAGEGVETVALGFLAGHTGQIILQDLLSRGVTVNFVWMPGESRTNVTVIAKGQEYHPLLIHEEGPPVPEEAMRIFLRKYERMVRRAEYVVLGGALPPGCPPDCYRTLVQLAHRAGARVVVHAGGEALQRTIAEGPFLVKPDVRTELELQGMPVRSAEEIIHAGKKVIEQGVEACLISHRITGDILVTRDGVWEFEARVPLTTFKNLVGADDALVGGLLAALLRGEPLVEAARYGMAAAVASAGVEEKLCLDPGAIRRELDHVGVRRRGEG from the coding sequence ATGATCCTCACCGTCACCCTCAACCCGACCCTCGACAAGTTCTACTGGGTGGATAAGCTCCCCCTTTCCCTCGACCAGCCGGAGGAAGCGATCCTCATCCGGTCAGAGAAATCGCACATGTTCGCTGGGGGGAAGGGGATCAACGTGTCCACGTTCCTCGCCGGTGAAGGGGTAGAGACGGTGGCGCTGGGGTTCCTCGCCGGCCACACGGGGCAGATCATCCTCCAGGATCTCCTCTCCCGCGGGGTGACGGTGAACTTCGTGTGGATGCCCGGCGAGAGCCGGACCAACGTCACGGTGATCGCCAAGGGTCAGGAGTACCACCCCCTCCTCATCCACGAGGAGGGCCCGCCCGTGCCGGAGGAGGCGATGAGGATCTTCCTCCGCAAGTACGAGCGGATGGTGCGCCGGGCGGAGTACGTTGTCCTCGGGGGAGCCCTTCCCCCCGGCTGCCCCCCCGACTGCTACCGCACGCTCGTCCAGCTCGCGCACCGCGCGGGGGCGCGCGTGGTCGTCCACGCCGGCGGCGAGGCGTTGCAGCGGACGATCGCGGAGGGCCCATTCCTCGTGAAGCCCGATGTCCGCACGGAACTCGAACTGCAGGGGATGCCGGTGCGCTCGGCCGAGGAGATCATCCACGCCGGGAAGAAGGTCATCGAGCAGGGGGTCGAGGCGTGCCTCATCTCCCACCGCATCACGGGCGATATCCTCGTCACCCGGGACGGGGTGTGGGAGTTCGAGGCCCGGGTCCCGCTTACCACGTTCAAAAACCTCGTCGGCGCCGATGACGCCCTCGTGGGAGGGCTCCTCGCGGCGCTCCTCCGCGGCGAGCCGTTGGTGGAGGCGGCCCGGTACGGGATGGCAGCAGCCGTGGCCTCAGCGGGGGTCGAGGAGAAGCTGTGCCTGGACCCGGGTGCGATCCGCCGCGAGCTCGATCACGTGGGGGTCCGCCGAAGGGGGGAGGGATGA
- a CDS encoding nucleotidyltransferase domain-containing protein: MRQYKDELRRLGIEPERVILYGSRAKGIVAEDKDIDLVVIASGFSRLNLRERLELLGMAAARIREPVQALGYTAEEYAALGEGTFVGDEVKPVGIEL, encoded by the coding sequence GTGAGGCAGTACAAGGACGAACTGCGCCGGCTTGGGATCGAGCCGGAGCGGGTCATCCTCTACGGGTCCCGCGCCAAGGGGATCGTCGCGGAGGATAAGGACATTGATCTGGTGGTCATCGCGTCGGGTTTTTCCCGTCTGAACCTGCGGGAGCGGCTGGAGCTCTTGGGGATGGCCGCCGCCCGGATCAGGGAGCCCGTTCAGGCCCTCGGCTACACGGCGGAGGAGTACGCCGCGCTCGGGGAGGGGACGTTCGTCGGCGATGAGGTCAAGCCGGTGGGCATCGAACTGTGA
- a CDS encoding HEPN domain-containing protein → MDPRVENWLNSARYDLAAARDMLAAGRFVYTIFFSHLAVEKALKAKVQEETGKTPPRVHDLIVLLKRAKLYPPPDLRDSLGKMAGTSTATRYPADLEEVVRSYPREVAEEHLRWAEEAVGWIAGQLKP, encoded by the coding sequence ATGGACCCCAGGGTTGAGAACTGGCTGAACTCGGCGCGCTACGACCTCGCTGCAGCGCGGGACATGCTGGCCGCAGGCCGGTTCGTGTACACGATCTTCTTCTCTCACCTCGCGGTGGAGAAGGCGCTCAAGGCCAAGGTCCAGGAGGAGACGGGGAAGACCCCGCCGCGGGTCCACGACCTCATCGTCCTCCTGAAGCGGGCGAAGCTCTATCCCCCTCCGGATCTGCGGGACTCCCTCGGCAAGATGGCGGGGACCAGCACGGCCACCCGCTACCCGGCGGACCTGGAGGAAGTGGTGCGCAGCTACCCGCGCGAGGTGGCCGAGGAGCACCTGCGGTGGGCGGAGGAGGCGGTGGGTTGGATCGCGGGACAGTTGAAGCCGTGA
- a CDS encoding ATP-dependent DNA helicase, with the protein MSVEFVALAVAGDSVGAVQFQNGKPIARASFPLTSDGLPKGALARFARLPLVGHDLAPLRARLGGADTVGAPWVDTRALAWAVWSEDPDPSLPGLARRLGLPVPDNAVGWAEVTGALLLSLLVAAGAFPPYARSLVADLLPDPNWIGPPPAPPARGRTPAPPRTVEEAFAGLTSAGLLARREGQLAYAQAAGEAFMGGGIQLLEAGPGTGKTIGYLVPLLLSLADGTGRAVVATRTRALQEQLWRRDLPFLLETLALDPTCALLKGRENYLCLRRLEEVRHQLVAREVLVPLLSWAARTETGDLDEVAGLRTDPVGREVLRQLPDLPFRCGGRLCPFWERCPSRRARDRARAARLVVVNHALLGADLASGGAILGPYDLLVVDEAHALPQGMRDALSAALSPPVIPRLLGELRRGAGGLLAAWGTDEAVAAWEKAAAAHRQFWATAGAVLPREIGRYRAADVAPLLPAGALLTEALDDLAAAIGEVARDLAEEDGAQARGLAGEIRRAAGLVGHLLRPDRDDAVFWYARGAHGLTLTASPVDIGDHLGAALWPNLRGGILTSATLSVGDDGRTLARELGLDPPPPFRAWPSPFPYDRVGAFVLRYLPHPDDPGFPEALAATLRQVMTAVPRRALALFTSRRLLDATAAHLAGTPHLVQRRDGEREQLLTRFRHHPPPVVLLGLDTLWEGIDLPGEELEILLVVRLPFPVPTDPLIEAQSERILARGGSPFQELFLPRAVLRLRQGVGRLVRTPADRGALLLADPRLATQRYGDAFLRALPVPGRWMDDPDQVAVALADLFR; encoded by the coding sequence GTGAGCGTCGAGTTCGTCGCCCTCGCCGTGGCGGGGGATAGCGTCGGGGCGGTTCAGTTCCAGAACGGTAAGCCGATCGCGCGGGCCTCGTTTCCCTTGACGAGCGACGGCCTCCCCAAGGGGGCACTCGCCCGGTTCGCGAGGCTCCCCCTCGTGGGCCACGACCTGGCCCCCCTGCGGGCGCGGCTCGGTGGGGCGGACACGGTCGGGGCACCCTGGGTGGACACGCGGGCCCTGGCGTGGGCGGTGTGGTCGGAGGACCCGGATCCCTCCCTCCCTGGCCTCGCCCGGCGCCTTGGCCTCCCGGTCCCAGACAATGCCGTAGGCTGGGCGGAGGTCACCGGCGCCCTCCTCCTCTCCCTCCTCGTGGCCGCAGGGGCGTTCCCCCCCTACGCCCGCTCCCTCGTCGCCGATCTCCTCCCGGACCCCAACTGGATCGGCCCTCCCCCCGCTCCCCCCGCACGGGGGAGGACCCCTGCGCCGCCGCGGACGGTGGAGGAGGCGTTCGCGGGCCTCACCTCAGCCGGCCTCCTCGCCCGGCGAGAGGGGCAGCTCGCCTACGCCCAGGCCGCAGGGGAGGCCTTCATGGGGGGAGGGATCCAACTCCTTGAGGCCGGCCCGGGGACGGGGAAGACGATCGGGTACCTCGTCCCGCTCCTCCTCTCCCTCGCCGACGGGACGGGGCGGGCGGTGGTGGCAACCCGCACCCGCGCCCTCCAGGAACAGCTTTGGCGCCGCGACCTTCCCTTCCTCCTCGAAACGCTCGCCCTCGACCCCACGTGCGCGCTCCTCAAGGGGCGCGAGAACTACCTCTGCCTGCGGCGGCTCGAGGAAGTCCGGCACCAGCTCGTCGCCCGGGAGGTGCTCGTGCCGCTCCTTTCCTGGGCGGCGCGGACGGAGACGGGCGACCTCGACGAGGTGGCAGGGTTGCGGACGGATCCGGTCGGACGTGAAGTCCTCCGCCAGCTACCGGACCTCCCCTTCCGGTGCGGGGGGCGGTTGTGCCCGTTCTGGGAACGGTGCCCATCGCGCCGGGCCCGGGACCGAGCTCGTGCCGCCCGCCTCGTGGTCGTCAACCACGCCCTCCTCGGCGCGGACCTCGCGAGCGGGGGGGCGATCCTCGGCCCGTACGATCTCCTCGTCGTGGACGAGGCCCACGCCCTGCCGCAGGGGATGCGCGATGCGCTGAGCGCCGCCCTCTCCCCGCCGGTCATCCCGCGCCTCCTGGGGGAGCTGCGGCGGGGCGCGGGGGGGTTGCTTGCGGCGTGGGGGACGGACGAGGCGGTCGCGGCTTGGGAGAAGGCGGCGGCGGCCCATCGCCAGTTCTGGGCCACGGCCGGGGCCGTCCTCCCCCGGGAGATCGGCCGCTACAGGGCAGCCGACGTCGCCCCCCTCCTCCCTGCCGGTGCGCTCCTTACGGAGGCGCTCGACGACCTCGCCGCCGCGATCGGGGAGGTGGCGCGGGACCTCGCCGAGGAGGATGGGGCACAGGCCCGTGGCCTGGCGGGCGAGATCCGCCGCGCGGCGGGGCTGGTGGGGCACCTCCTCCGCCCCGACCGCGACGATGCCGTGTTCTGGTACGCCCGGGGGGCTCACGGGCTCACCCTCACCGCATCGCCGGTGGATATCGGGGATCACCTCGGCGCGGCCCTGTGGCCGAACCTGAGAGGCGGGATCCTCACCTCCGCCACCCTGTCCGTGGGGGACGACGGGAGGACGCTCGCCCGCGAGCTCGGGCTCGACCCGCCGCCCCCGTTTCGGGCGTGGCCCTCCCCGTTCCCCTACGACCGGGTGGGGGCGTTCGTCCTCCGCTACCTCCCTCACCCCGACGATCCCGGCTTCCCGGAGGCCCTCGCTGCTACCCTGCGCCAGGTCATGACCGCGGTGCCGCGGCGGGCGCTCGCCCTGTTCACCTCCCGCCGCCTCCTCGACGCCACTGCCGCCCACCTCGCGGGAACGCCCCACCTCGTCCAGCGCCGGGACGGGGAACGGGAGCAGCTCCTCACCCGGTTCCGCCACCACCCCCCACCGGTGGTCCTTCTCGGGCTGGACACGCTGTGGGAGGGGATCGACCTCCCGGGGGAGGAGCTCGAGATCCTCCTCGTGGTGCGCCTGCCGTTTCCCGTCCCGACGGACCCGTTGATCGAGGCCCAGTCAGAACGGATCCTCGCCCGAGGGGGAAGCCCGTTTCAGGAGCTGTTCCTTCCCCGAGCGGTGCTCCGCCTGCGCCAAGGGGTAGGGCGGCTCGTGCGCACCCCGGCCGACCGCGGGGCCCTCCTCCTCGCCGACCCCCGCCTCGCCACCCAGCGGTATGGGGACGCGTTTCTCCGTGCCCTCCCCGTCCCGGGGCGCTGGATGGACGATCCAGACCAGGTGGCCGTTGCCCTGGCCGACCTTTTCCGCTAA
- a CDS encoding secondary thiamine-phosphate synthase enzyme YjbQ, with translation MTYARIPVRTRAREEVLDITGPVADALPALGVTEGAVLLFCPHTTAALTVNEAADPDVRTDVGAALSALVPRLPFRHPEGNSPAHVRSALLGPSLVLPVVAGKLELGTWQGVYFCEFDGPREREVWAFPLR, from the coding sequence GTGACGTACGCGAGGATTCCCGTCCGCACCCGGGCCCGCGAAGAGGTCCTCGACATCACGGGACCCGTCGCCGACGCGCTCCCGGCGCTCGGCGTGACCGAGGGCGCGGTCCTCCTCTTCTGCCCCCACACCACGGCCGCCCTCACCGTGAACGAGGCCGCCGACCCCGACGTGCGGACCGACGTGGGGGCCGCGCTGTCGGCCCTCGTGCCGCGCCTCCCGTTTCGCCATCCGGAGGGCAACTCCCCCGCCCACGTTCGCTCCGCCCTCCTCGGGCCGTCGCTCGTCCTCCCCGTCGTCGCGGGCAAGCTTGAGCTTGGGACCTGGCAAGGGGTCTACTTCTGTGAGTTCGACGGCCCGCGCGAGCGCGAGGTGTGGGCGTTCCCCTTGCGCTGA
- the tuf gene encoding elongation factor Tu has translation MAKEQFVRTKPHVNIGTIGHIDHGKTTLTAAITKVLGLKGLAKQRSYDEVAKADAKLFRRDATKILTVNVAHVEYETDTRHYAHIDCPGHQDYIKNMITGAAQMDGAILVVSAADGPMPQTREHVVLARQVNVPAIVVFLNKVDLVDDPDLVDLVEIEIRDLLSKYEFPGDKTPIIRGSASKALTVESPDDPAAKPILDLMDAVDSFIPLPKREEDKPFLMPIEDIFSIKGRGTVVTGRVERGRITPGAEVEIVGLTDEIRKTVATSLEMFNKTLDEAIAGDNVGILLRGIEKDEVERGQVLAAPGSITPHTEFEAQVYVLSKDEGGRHSPFFNGYKPQFYFTTTDVTGEVQLPPGVEMVMPGDNVDQLRCKLMKHIAMSEGLRFAIREGGRTVGAGVVTKIIK, from the coding sequence ATGGCAAAGGAACAATTCGTACGAACGAAGCCGCACGTCAACATCGGCACGATCGGGCACATCGACCACGGTAAGACGACCCTGACCGCGGCGATCACGAAGGTGCTCGGGCTCAAGGGGCTGGCCAAGCAGCGGTCCTACGACGAAGTCGCGAAGGCCGATGCGAAGCTATTCCGCCGTGATGCGACGAAGATCCTCACCGTGAACGTGGCCCACGTTGAGTACGAAACGGATACCCGCCACTACGCGCACATCGACTGCCCGGGGCACCAAGACTACATCAAGAACATGATCACCGGCGCCGCGCAGATGGACGGGGCGATCCTCGTCGTTTCGGCGGCCGATGGGCCGATGCCGCAGACCCGCGAGCACGTGGTGCTCGCCCGCCAAGTGAACGTTCCGGCGATCGTCGTCTTCCTGAACAAGGTGGACCTCGTCGATGACCCTGACCTGGTGGACCTCGTCGAGATCGAGATCCGCGATCTCCTCTCCAAGTACGAGTTCCCCGGCGACAAAACGCCCATCATCCGCGGGTCGGCATCGAAGGCGCTCACGGTGGAGTCGCCGGATGACCCGGCCGCCAAGCCGATCCTCGACCTGATGGATGCCGTGGACAGCTTCATCCCGCTCCCGAAGCGCGAGGAGGACAAGCCTTTCCTGATGCCGATCGAGGACATCTTCTCCATCAAGGGCCGCGGCACGGTCGTCACCGGCCGCGTGGAGCGGGGCCGGATCACCCCCGGGGCGGAAGTGGAGATCGTCGGGCTCACGGACGAGATCCGCAAGACCGTCGCCACGAGCCTCGAGATGTTCAACAAGACCCTCGACGAGGCGATCGCCGGGGACAACGTGGGGATCCTCCTCCGCGGCATCGAAAAGGACGAGGTGGAGCGCGGACAGGTGCTCGCCGCACCTGGCTCGATCACCCCCCATACGGAGTTCGAGGCCCAGGTGTACGTCCTGTCCAAGGATGAAGGAGGGCGGCACAGCCCGTTCTTCAACGGCTACAAACCGCAGTTCTACTTCACGACCACCGACGTGACCGGTGAGGTCCAGCTCCCACCGGGGGTGGAGATGGTCATGCCCGGCGACAACGTGGATCAGCTGCGGTGCAAGCTCATGAAGCACATCGCGATGTCGGAGGGCCTGCGGTTCGCGATCCGCGAGGGCGGGCGCACCGTCGGGGCGGGCGTGGTGACGAAGATCATCAAGTGA
- a CDS encoding proline--tRNA ligase yields the protein MAYVRWSHYFLPTWKEEPAEADLASHRLMLRAGLIRPLATGIYTYLPCGWRALRRVEAIVREEMDAIGGAELHMPVVHPAELWARTGRLSDFGPSLVRFQDRAGREMVLGPTHEEVVTDLARREIQSWRQLPLMLYQIQTKFRDEPRSRGGLIRAREFTMKDGYSFHEDAPDLDRYYPEVYRAYERIFRRCGLSPVPVEADPGLMGGSGSHEFMLAHDQGEDTFVRCAGCGYAANREGAVAVKEPDPDEALLPREEVATPSCTTIEAVAAFLGIPTRKTAKAVFYRAGKALVFVVIRGDLEVNEAKLARVLGTAELSPATEEDIVAAGAVPGYASPIGISGDEVVVVVDDSIPPARNLVAGANKEGFHLRNVNFPRDFQTQLVADVALARDGDPCPRCGGTLHIQHGIELGHIFKLGTKYSQSLGATFLDRDGQARPLVMGCYGIGIGRLLAAVIESHHDEEGIVWPTAVAPFHVLVAVLNPKDGNQVALATSVAAHLAEAGWDVLLDDRERSPGEKFHDAKLVGIPVLAVIGPRSLRTGEVDLERRHNGVRSPAPASPDSIQRAVQDLLRTE from the coding sequence ATGGCGTACGTCCGTTGGAGCCACTATTTCCTCCCCACGTGGAAGGAGGAGCCCGCTGAGGCCGACCTCGCCAGCCACAGGTTGATGCTCCGCGCTGGCTTGATCCGCCCCCTGGCGACGGGGATCTACACCTACCTCCCCTGCGGGTGGCGCGCCCTGCGCAGGGTGGAGGCGATCGTGCGCGAGGAGATGGACGCGATCGGGGGCGCGGAGCTCCACATGCCGGTCGTTCACCCCGCTGAGCTGTGGGCGAGGACGGGGCGGCTGAGCGACTTCGGCCCGAGCCTCGTCCGGTTCCAGGACCGGGCGGGGCGGGAGATGGTCCTCGGGCCAACCCATGAAGAGGTCGTGACCGACCTCGCCCGGCGGGAGATCCAATCCTGGCGCCAGCTCCCCCTCATGCTGTACCAGATCCAGACCAAGTTCCGCGACGAGCCGCGCTCGCGGGGCGGGCTCATCCGGGCTCGGGAATTCACGATGAAGGACGGGTACAGCTTCCACGAGGACGCCCCCGACCTCGATCGGTACTACCCTGAGGTGTACCGCGCCTACGAGAGGATCTTCCGCCGCTGCGGGCTCTCCCCGGTGCCGGTGGAGGCCGATCCGGGGCTGATGGGCGGATCGGGCTCGCACGAGTTCATGCTCGCCCATGACCAGGGCGAGGACACGTTCGTCCGCTGCGCGGGGTGCGGGTACGCCGCCAATCGCGAAGGGGCAGTGGCGGTGAAGGAACCGGACCCCGACGAGGCATTGCTCCCCCGGGAGGAGGTGGCCACCCCCAGCTGCACCACGATCGAGGCGGTGGCGGCCTTCCTCGGCATCCCCACCCGCAAGACGGCGAAGGCCGTGTTCTACCGGGCGGGAAAGGCGCTCGTGTTCGTCGTGATCCGCGGCGACCTCGAGGTGAACGAGGCAAAGCTCGCCCGCGTCCTCGGGACGGCGGAGCTCTCCCCGGCTACGGAGGAGGACATCGTGGCCGCAGGGGCTGTGCCGGGATACGCATCCCCGATCGGCATCTCCGGCGACGAGGTCGTGGTGGTGGTGGATGACTCAATCCCCCCGGCGCGGAACCTCGTGGCGGGAGCGAACAAGGAAGGGTTCCACCTCCGCAATGTGAATTTCCCGCGCGACTTCCAGACTCAGCTCGTCGCTGATGTCGCCCTTGCCCGCGACGGGGATCCCTGCCCGCGCTGCGGGGGGACGCTCCACATCCAGCATGGGATCGAGCTCGGGCACATCTTCAAGCTGGGAACAAAGTACTCCCAGTCCCTGGGGGCGACGTTCCTCGACCGAGACGGCCAGGCGCGGCCCCTCGTCATGGGCTGCTACGGGATCGGGATCGGCCGCCTGTTGGCGGCGGTGATCGAATCCCATCACGATGAGGAGGGGATCGTGTGGCCGACGGCGGTGGCCCCGTTCCACGTCCTGGTGGCGGTCCTCAACCCCAAAGATGGGAACCAGGTCGCGCTCGCGACCTCGGTCGCCGCACACCTTGCCGAGGCGGGTTGGGACGTCCTCCTCGACGACCGGGAACGGAGCCCCGGGGAGAAGTTCCACGACGCGAAGCTCGTCGGGATCCCGGTCCTCGCCGTGATCGGCCCCCGCAGCCTGCGCACGGGGGAGGTGGACCTCGAACGCCGCCACAACGGGGTGCGGAGCCCGGCCCCTGCGTCGCCGGATTCGATCCAGCGCGCGGTGCAGGACCTCCTCCGCACCGAGTAG
- the rpmG gene encoding 50S ribosomal protein L33, which produces MAKKDTIQLVTLACSGCGRHNYHTRRNRNNTRQKLALSKYCRWCGKHTEHKEA; this is translated from the coding sequence ATGGCGAAAAAGGATACGATCCAGCTTGTGACGCTGGCTTGTTCCGGATGTGGACGGCACAACTACCACACCCGCCGCAACCGGAACAACACGCGGCAGAAGCTCGCCTTAAGCAAGTACTGCCGTTGGTGCGGGAAGCACACCGAACATAAGGAAGCCTAG
- a CDS encoding elongation factor G, translated as MRQAHSVCFVGHSGSGKTALAEAMLRTAGTTGEVALDRTPEEKSRKQSIDLSIGSCTWHGKRMDLLVTPGLGEFIEEIYKGVDAADIVVLVVNAEKPVEVVTEQAWEIRRAARRPAIVFVNMLDKPLADPDAALAAVRSSLDGAFVPLELAVREGDTFVGVVDVLTGAPTSGQFAVTAEIKARAEELRAELVEEAATCDDALLEKVLADETPSREEILAAVRSGMLSGRLVPVLFGSVPSGHGVPELLDALHLLSPDGAEGAGTRLRVFSLSLDPYLGRLAYVKVMSGEVRDGDTLFNLATKDKVQVRDVYAFNGAKLEKAGHAVEGSIAALGKLEGIELGATLAADATAASEPPIPFPKPVFIRAIAAKSQAEEEKVSSALRDLVTTKATLTFQRDPVTKEGLVSGMGDVQLDVLAERLRNKYGVEVHYKVPKVPYRETIRKTASAMYRHKKQTGGHGQFGEVHLRIEPLPRGAGFEFVDEIKGGVIPQQFIPGVEKGVREALEEGVLVGFPVVDVRAAVYYGTYHEVDSSELSFKIAARTAFKLAAENADPTLLEPIMSLTVTAPDTFTGDIISDITSRRGRILGMEAGGGRTTIRVEVPMAETLSYALDLKALTQGRATFQMAFARYDFVPAQLQERLLGQLRAAAHEG; from the coding sequence ATGAGACAAGCCCACAGCGTATGCTTCGTTGGCCACTCCGGATCGGGGAAGACCGCGCTCGCGGAGGCGATGCTCCGCACCGCGGGGACCACCGGAGAGGTCGCCCTCGACCGCACGCCGGAGGAAAAGAGCCGCAAGCAGTCCATTGACCTCTCCATCGGCTCCTGCACCTGGCACGGGAAGCGGATGGACCTCCTCGTGACCCCCGGCCTGGGGGAGTTCATCGAGGAGATCTACAAGGGCGTGGACGCGGCTGACATCGTCGTGCTCGTCGTGAACGCGGAGAAACCGGTGGAAGTGGTGACGGAGCAGGCGTGGGAGATCCGCCGCGCCGCCCGTCGCCCGGCGATCGTGTTCGTGAACATGCTCGACAAGCCCCTCGCCGATCCCGACGCCGCGCTCGCCGCCGTCCGCAGCTCCCTCGACGGGGCGTTCGTCCCCCTCGAGCTCGCGGTCCGAGAGGGCGACACGTTCGTGGGCGTGGTGGATGTCCTCACCGGCGCTCCCACCTCCGGCCAGTTCGCCGTCACGGCGGAGATCAAGGCCCGCGCCGAGGAACTGCGCGCCGAGCTCGTCGAGGAAGCAGCGACGTGCGACGACGCCCTGTTGGAGAAGGTGCTCGCCGACGAGACGCCATCGCGGGAGGAGATCCTGGCGGCGGTGCGGTCGGGGATGCTCTCCGGCCGCCTCGTCCCCGTGCTGTTCGGGTCAGTCCCGAGCGGGCACGGCGTGCCGGAGCTCCTCGATGCCCTCCATCTCCTGTCCCCCGACGGGGCGGAGGGCGCCGGGACGCGGCTCCGCGTGTTCTCCCTCTCCCTCGACCCTTACCTCGGCCGGCTCGCCTACGTGAAGGTGATGAGCGGCGAGGTCCGCGACGGGGACACGCTGTTCAACCTCGCGACGAAGGACAAGGTCCAAGTCCGCGACGTGTACGCCTTCAACGGGGCGAAGCTGGAGAAGGCTGGCCACGCGGTAGAGGGGAGCATCGCCGCCCTCGGGAAGCTAGAGGGCATCGAGCTTGGGGCCACCCTCGCCGCGGATGCAACCGCCGCTTCTGAACCCCCGATCCCGTTCCCGAAGCCGGTGTTCATCCGGGCGATCGCCGCCAAATCGCAGGCCGAGGAAGAAAAGGTGAGCTCAGCCCTCCGTGACCTCGTGACCACCAAGGCCACCCTCACCTTCCAGCGCGACCCGGTGACGAAGGAAGGGCTCGTCTCGGGGATGGGCGACGTCCAGCTCGATGTCCTGGCCGAGCGGCTGCGCAACAAGTATGGGGTGGAGGTCCACTACAAGGTCCCCAAGGTCCCGTACCGGGAGACGATCCGCAAGACGGCGAGCGCCATGTACCGCCACAAGAAGCAGACCGGGGGACACGGGCAGTTCGGGGAGGTCCACCTCCGCATCGAGCCCCTGCCGCGGGGAGCGGGGTTCGAGTTCGTCGACGAGATCAAGGGTGGGGTGATCCCACAGCAGTTCATCCCGGGGGTGGAGAAGGGCGTGCGCGAGGCCCTCGAGGAGGGGGTCCTCGTCGGGTTCCCGGTGGTGGACGTGAGGGCCGCCGTCTACTACGGGACCTACCATGAGGTGGACTCCTCCGAGCTCTCGTTCAAGATCGCGGCGCGCACGGCGTTCAAGTTGGCGGCCGAGAACGCTGACCCAACGCTTCTCGAGCCGATCATGTCCCTCACCGTGACCGCCCCCGACACGTTCACCGGGGACATCATCTCCGACATCACGTCCCGCCGGGGGCGGATCCTTGGGATGGAGGCCGGGGGGGGGCGGACGACGATCCGGGTGGAGGTCCCGATGGCAGAAACGCTCTCCTATGCGCTCGACTTGAAGGCACTCACCCAGGGCCGGGCCACATTCCAAATGGCGTTCGCTCGCTACGATTTCGTGCCTGCACAACTCCAGGAGCGGCTGCTTGGGCAGCTGCGGGCGGCGGCCCATGAAGGTTAG
- a CDS encoding HPP family protein yields MKAHEVMRRDLTSVDLDTTVSHVMYLLYQSGLSSLPVVDEDGRVVGVISERDLIRAVLPGYVDMLQSTAFLPSLDQLSRRLREIGGEPVAEFMVRDVIAARPDDTDLHLADLMIRKGLKQIPVLDKERRLVGVVRRIDLLHHLQR; encoded by the coding sequence ATGAAGGCCCACGAGGTCATGCGCCGCGACCTGACATCGGTGGACCTCGACACCACGGTATCCCACGTCATGTACCTCCTCTACCAGTCCGGCCTGTCGTCGCTCCCGGTCGTGGACGAGGACGGCCGCGTGGTGGGCGTGATCTCTGAGCGAGACCTGATCCGGGCTGTCCTCCCGGGGTACGTGGACATGCTCCAATCGACGGCGTTCCTGCCGAGCCTCGATCAGCTGAGCCGCCGGCTGCGCGAGATCGGGGGGGAGCCGGTGGCAGAGTTCATGGTGCGCGACGTCATCGCCGCGCGGCCCGACGACACCGACCTCCACCTCGCCGACCTCATGATCCGCAAGGGATTGAAGCAGATCCCGGTGCTGGATAAGGAGAGGCGGCTGGTGGGGGTGGTGCGGAGGATCGACCTCCTCCACCACCTCCAACGGTGA